A segment of the Candidatus Zixiibacteriota bacterium genome:
GTCACAGTTAAAATCACTTCAAGCGGGATGTGAATTGCTTGAATATACATGCAACATTACTTACTTCTGGCCCCTTCCCAGTGAATATGGCGACGATTTTTATAATATGCGCTTTACGCCGCCTGAGCCCACGGGATGTACCTTGACACAGATTCAGATGGCATTCCACGAGGATGGAAGCATCAATGTATCGTGGCAGGGAATCGACGTCTATGTCTGGGAAGATGATGGTTCCGGATTTCCCGGTACCGTTTTGGATATTATTCGTATTCCCGCCGAAGCTATTGCATGGTATCCATCGACTGTGATAGCTGTCCCGAATTATCCGATCGTCCTTGGTAATGATTTCCATATCGGATATACCACGGTTGAACAGGAGGTCGATGTTTTCGCCCTCTTATCCGATGACGGTTCCTGCGGTAACCTGCGTTCATCATATTATATTGCAGGGGGCTGGCATGAGTTATTTATTGATTACGACATCGATGTCAATTTTCTGATTGCCGCCGAGATATGTTGCCCCGCCAGTACCAACGAAGTTCCTCATGTGACCAACCATCCGGAAATACTAAATCAGAGTTATTGCAGCAATCTTTACTATGATTATTTCGGTGAAGATCCCGAAGAGGACGAGATCTGGTTTGAATTTTTATCGGGGCCGGGAACCATGGACAGCGCCACCGGTGAATGGAGTTATCAGCCATCGGAAAGCGATATCGGTGATCATCAGCTTGCCTATCAGGTCTGCGATGCGTCCGGTTGTTCGGACATAATGTACACAACCTTGATCATCGAGAATTACGAGCCGCAGATTGTCAGTCCCTGTGGCACTATCATTGAAGGCACCGCCGGTGATCGGATTCAGTATATAGTCGAGGCCATCGGTCCTGAACGCTGTGATGACCTGACTTATTATATGATGGCCGGCCCGGGGACAATTGATGCCTCCACCGGAGTATATAGCTGGGAAACAGGGCCTTCGAGTGCAGGCGTGGATATAGTAACGATTGGAGTAAGCGACGGTTTTACGGATGTTGCGTGCGATTTCATTGTCGATGTGGCTGAAGAGGGCGTCTGCGGCGATGCCAACGGCGATGGAAGTATAAATGTCGGTGATGCGGTGTTTCTCATAAGCCATGTCTTTAAGGGTGGTCCTCCACCCGATCCCTTTTCATCCGGTGACGCCAACGGCGATGGAGGTGTAAATGTTGGTGACGCGGTGTATATTATCAGCCATGTTTTCAAGGACGGGCCGGAACCGTGTGCCATTGTGGAACCTTGTTGCGATGCGCCCCCTTGTATGCCTAATCCCGTCATTCCGGTTACATATGACAAAATTGCCAGTCCCACGGCCAATTGCGGCGGGAATTTCGGCTTGTGGGAAGGCTGGACAATGACTGCCCAATACGCAGCCTGTTGCCTTGACGGAGTTACCTGGCAAATGCGCGTGGAAAAAGTTAGGCGCCCATATTCCATTTCGGTCTGTGCGCGGGGCAGAACCGATATCAATTCGGCGGATGATGTCGACAATGTTGCCGACTGCCAAAGTGTTGTTGCCGATCTTGAATTCACTGGAGCTCCGGCCCCGGGCAGGCCTGCCAAGGTCACCTATACCTCTACTGATTGCACCGAGGACCATGAGCAGAAACATCAGGACGAATCCCAAACGGCCATCGATGCCGCCTGGGTGGCAG
Coding sequences within it:
- a CDS encoding dockerin type I repeat-containing protein, with product MRKIWIAVVPAMTILCFALIAIWPVTGSDAETVKRNFGPQKVGDISGAGEMSQLKSLQAGCELLEYTCNITYFWPLPSEYGDDFYNMRFTPPEPTGCTLTQIQMAFHEDGSINVSWQGIDVYVWEDDGSGFPGTVLDIIRIPAEAIAWYPSTVIAVPNYPIVLGNDFHIGYTTVEQEVDVFALLSDDGSCGNLRSSYYIAGGWHELFIDYDIDVNFLIAAEICCPASTNEVPHVTNHPEILNQSYCSNLYYDYFGEDPEEDEIWFEFLSGPGTMDSATGEWSYQPSESDIGDHQLAYQVCDASGCSDIMYTTLIIENYEPQIVSPCGTIIEGTAGDRIQYIVEAIGPERCDDLTYYMMAGPGTIDASTGVYSWETGPSSAGVDIVTIGVSDGFTDVACDFIVDVAEEGVCGDANGDGSINVGDAVFLISHVFKGGPPPDPFSSGDANGDGGVNVGDAVYIISHVFKDGPEPCAIVEPCCDAPPCMPNPVIPVTYDKIASPTANCGGNFGLWEGWTMTAQYAACCLDGVTWQMRVEKVRRPYSISVCARGRTDINSADDVDNVADCQSVVADLEFTGAPAPGRPAKVTYTSTDCTEDHEQKHQDESQTAIDAAWVAGEAAIEALTVACVVPECDTPAEAVAAMIAAANASLAATQATAWANTPNHGPPDTSGAYAAQKACHDALIAALKAAHPGC